A stretch of the Solanum dulcamara chromosome 6, daSolDulc1.2, whole genome shotgun sequence genome encodes the following:
- the LOC129891133 gene encoding uncharacterized protein LOC129891133 isoform X1 translates to MKKSNFLRSSKDMLTKSFNSTKCKMSLKLASSRLKLLKNKKEVQVNQMKRELAQLLDSGQDRTARIRVEHVVREEKMMAAYDLIEIYCELIVARLPIIESQKNCPIDLKEAITSVVFASPRCGDIPELVDVRKHLTAKYGKEFISAAVELRPNCGVSRMLVEKLSAKAPDGQTKMRILGEIAEEHGVKWDPKSAEEAESVPSNDLLNGSGSLEKAGNIHEDPPHFDASDVRLPLDHGKRPSASSNSPKQNGGSSLRTQSFDPAYGGGTGVTPSSNYHHGVSPSGSRDERSEAGQSVPVDGNFSIDRQNWNMEFKDATSAAQAAAESAERASLAARAAAELSRVTRQYSSESQRPEVESSGGGGRGMYDTSVHEHFPKDSANSSLSDRNPRLQNERIDSLHHENLARAAGQFHDDNYGTSGGSGPGKYGNSRIHEQFPKDSAISSSPDRTSRFQPERTESLQHDNIARATRHHNDMHGTSDGPDSQVSAGAIGSINNDNSFASLGEGDDYMQKRLSKEDSKVIPRKSSGRTESEYTNSFKNESMEDFNYFGEEATTKDPKINSSDSYLSTSGFGENIHHSSQQSYGYDESYDPFNNVYQGHIPSETVNKSSHDSASVAFDDSGSEEDCNIKFDSDPIYDDQQAKLYFPSPERKSPTYNSPIKKSWSFDSDKSLEKSSLASEILVEKQSPQLYESLAASGDNSRRENVVPSFDDSDGMNSESDNEMARHPIGTDGKKWSPALPGTQTDDDNLASSVSGFEKEFTFGKLTGGLKHKGHIPPPYLRSRLNNVPSSVECAKESPAVRSQDVAPPKSSVGLGMRMKIGDKSSSRLDDTHSASDTDSSDVEISQEALSYRQRTYAQKTGSEVNSKYAGLRGSTTYFDSDSSDSEAGPKKQSFAGRSQLSSGFSRRTKASSSSLDTNPYSKFKISSEEAVNSDSGVDRKPTNHSFGVKTQEPLKSVRNSYAADTQEPLKMTKNFYNSESRESPSDKRISLEQPSAGPAVSRPIAQPKITSQEGRQKSVRVEKPSRSSQMAAASGNNDAPKAPASGGDNFSREDSMKKASHVHPKLPDYDDIASKLKSLRMNPK, encoded by the exons ATGAAGAAATCCAATTTCTTGAGAAGTTCTAAAGATATGCTTACCAAGAGCTTCAATTCCACCAAATG TAAGATGTCGTTAAAGCTAGCGTCTTCAAGGTTGAAATTGTTGAAGAACAAGAAGGAAGTGCAAGTGAACCAGATGAAAAGAGAACTCGCCCAGTTACTCGATTCTGGTCAGGACCGGACAGCAAGAATTCGA GTGGAGCATGTAGTTAGGGAGGAGAAGATGATGGCAGCATATGATCTTATCGAGATTTACTGTGAACTGATTGTGGCACGCTTGCCTATTATTGAGTCACAAAA AAATTGCCCCATTGACTTGAAAGAAGCAATTACCAGTGTAGTTTTTGCGTCACCAAGGTGTGGAGACATACCAGAACTTGTAGATGTGCGGAAACATCTTACCGCAAAATATGGCAAAGAATTTATAAGTGCAGCAGTCGAGCTCCGTCCCAATTGTGGAGTTAGCCGCATG TTGGTTGAGAAGTTATCTGCCAAGGCGCCTGATGGGCAGACCAAAATGAGAATCTTGGGGGAAATTGCTGAGGAACATGGTGTTAAATGGGATCCTAAATCAGCAGAAGAGGCGGAGTCAGTGCCTTCAAATGACTTATTG AATGGATCTGGTAGTTTAGAGAAGGCTGGTAACATCCATGAAGACCCCCCTCATTTCGATGCGTCAGATGTGAGACTTCCACTTGATCACGGTAAAAGGCCTAGTGCATCTTCAAATTCCCCAAAGCAGAATGGAGGATCCTCATTGAGGACCCAAAGTTTTGACCCTGCATATGGTGGTGGTACAGGCGTAACACCATCTTCTAACTATCATCATGGAGTTAGTCCTTCAG GGTCTAGGGATGAAAGGTCGGAAGCTGGGCAGTCAGTTCCTGTAGATGGTAATTTTTCTATTGACAGGCAGAATTGGAATATGGAATTTAAGGATGCTACCTCTGCTGCTCAAGCAGCTGCTGAGTCTGCAGAACGTGCAAGCCTAGCTGCCAGAGCTGCTGCAGAACTTTCAAGGGTTACAAGGCAATATTCCTCAGAATCTCAGAGGCCTGAAGTAGAGTCTTCAGGAGGTGGAGGACGAGGAATGTATGACACAAGTGTCCATGAACATTTTCCCAAAGATTCAGCAAATAGCTCTTTATCTGATAGAAATCCAAGGCTTCAGAATGAAAGAATTGATAGTTTGCATCATGAAAATCTGGCTAGAGCGGCAGGACAATTTCACGATGATAATTATGGTACTTCAGGAGGTTCAGGACCAGGGAAGTATGGTAATTCAAGAATCCATGAACAGTTTCCTAAAGATTCAGCTATCAGCTCTTCACCTGATAGAACTTCAAGGTTTCAGCCAGAAAGGACAGAGAGTTTGCAACACGATAATATAGCTAGGGCAACAAGACATCATAATGATATGCATGGCACTTCGGATGGGCCTGATTCCCAAGTCTCCGCAGGTGCCATAGGTTcaattaataatgataattcaTTTGCTAGCCTTGGAGAAGGTGATGATTATATGCAGAAAAGGCTATCAAAAGAGGACAGTAAAGTGATACCGAGAAAATCATCTGGGAGAACTGAATCTGAATACACGAATAGCTTTAAGAATGAGTCAATGGAGGACTTCAATTATTTTGGAGAAGAAGCTACTACAAAAGATCccaaaattaattcttcagaTTCTTATTTAAGCACTTCTGGTTTTGGTGAAAATATTCATCATTCTAGCCAACAAAGTTATGGATATGATGAGAGTTATGATCCATTTAATAATGTTTATCAAGGTCACATTCCTAGTGAAACTGTTAATAAGAGTTCTCATGATTCTGCTTCTGTTGCTTTTGATGATTCTGGCTCTGAAGAAGATTGTAATATTAAGTTTGACTCAGATCCTATATATGATGACCAGCAGGCTAAACTTTATTTTCCATCACCAGAAAGGAAATCACCTACTTACAACTCTCCAATTAAAAAATCGTGGAGCTTTGACTCTGACAAATCACTGGAGAAGTCTTCATTGGCATCAGAAATCTTGGTGGAAAAGCAATCGCCTCAATTATATGAAAGCTTGGCTGCCTCTGGTGACAATTCACGACGAGAAAATGTTGTGCCATCCTTTGATGATTCTGATGGTATGAATTCCGAAAGTGACAACGAGATGGCCCGACACCCGATTG GAACTGATGGGAAGAAATGGTCACCAGCTTTGCCCGGGACACAGACAGATGATGATAATTTAGCTTCTTCTGTTTCTGGGTTCGAAAAGGAATTCACATTTGGGAAGTTAACTGGTGGCCTTAAGCATAAAGGTCATATCCCTCCACCTTACTTACGGAGCCGGTTAAATAATGTTCCATCTTCAGTCGAGTGTGCCAAGGAAAGTCCTGCAGTGAGGTCACAAGATGTTGCCCCCCCCAAGAGTTCTGTTGGTTTAGGAATGAGGATGAAAATAGGAGATAAGTCGAGCTCAAGATTGGATGACACCCATTCTGCTTCAGATACTGACAGTTCTGATGTGGAAATTTCACAAGAGGCTTTGAGTTACAGACAAAGAACATATGCACAAAAAACAGGCAGCGAAGTTAATTCAAAATATGCAGGCTTACGAGGTTCAACTACATACTTTGATTCTGATAGCAGTGATTCCGAGGCTGGTCCTAAGAAGCAATCTTTTGCTGGTAGAAGTCAATTGAGCAGTGGGTTTTCTCGTAGGACTAAAGCTTCTTCCTCCAGCTTAGATACAAACCCTTACTCTAAGTTTAAAATCAGCTCCGAGGAAGCTGTTAATTCTGACTCTGGTGTAGACAGAAAGCCCACCAACCATTCTTTCGGTGTTAAAACTCAAGAACCTCTGAAATCCGTCAGGAATTCTTATGCTGCTGATACACAAGAACCGCTGAAAATGACCAAGAACTTTTACAACAGTGAGTCACGTGAATCCCCATCAGATAAAAGGATAAGTTTAGAGCAGCCCAGCGCTGGACCTGCAGTTTCAAGGCCTATTGCACAGCCGAAGATCACATCACAAGAAGGGAGACAGAAGTCGGTAAGGGTGGAAAAACCATCTAGATCTTCCCAAATGGCAGCAGCATCAGGCAACAATGATGCTCCAAAGGCACCAGCCTCAGGCGGGGACAATTTTTCTAGAGAGGATAGCATGAAGAAAGCTAGTCATGTACATCCAAAGCTGCCTGATTATGATGATATTGCTTCCAAGTTGAAGTCGCTTCGAATGAATCCCAAGTGA
- the LOC129891133 gene encoding uncharacterized protein LOC129891133 isoform X2: MLVEKLSAKAPDGQTKMRILGEIAEEHGVKWDPKSAEEAESVPSNDLLNGSGSLEKAGNIHEDPPHFDASDVRLPLDHGKRPSASSNSPKQNGGSSLRTQSFDPAYGGGTGVTPSSNYHHGVSPSGSRDERSEAGQSVPVDGNFSIDRQNWNMEFKDATSAAQAAAESAERASLAARAAAELSRVTRQYSSESQRPEVESSGGGGRGMYDTSVHEHFPKDSANSSLSDRNPRLQNERIDSLHHENLARAAGQFHDDNYGTSGGSGPGKYGNSRIHEQFPKDSAISSSPDRTSRFQPERTESLQHDNIARATRHHNDMHGTSDGPDSQVSAGAIGSINNDNSFASLGEGDDYMQKRLSKEDSKVIPRKSSGRTESEYTNSFKNESMEDFNYFGEEATTKDPKINSSDSYLSTSGFGENIHHSSQQSYGYDESYDPFNNVYQGHIPSETVNKSSHDSASVAFDDSGSEEDCNIKFDSDPIYDDQQAKLYFPSPERKSPTYNSPIKKSWSFDSDKSLEKSSLASEILVEKQSPQLYESLAASGDNSRRENVVPSFDDSDGMNSESDNEMARHPIGTDGKKWSPALPGTQTDDDNLASSVSGFEKEFTFGKLTGGLKHKGHIPPPYLRSRLNNVPSSVECAKESPAVRSQDVAPPKSSVGLGMRMKIGDKSSSRLDDTHSASDTDSSDVEISQEALSYRQRTYAQKTGSEVNSKYAGLRGSTTYFDSDSSDSEAGPKKQSFAGRSQLSSGFSRRTKASSSSLDTNPYSKFKISSEEAVNSDSGVDRKPTNHSFGVKTQEPLKSVRNSYAADTQEPLKMTKNFYNSESRESPSDKRISLEQPSAGPAVSRPIAQPKITSQEGRQKSVRVEKPSRSSQMAAASGNNDAPKAPASGGDNFSREDSMKKASHVHPKLPDYDDIASKLKSLRMNPK, translated from the exons ATG TTGGTTGAGAAGTTATCTGCCAAGGCGCCTGATGGGCAGACCAAAATGAGAATCTTGGGGGAAATTGCTGAGGAACATGGTGTTAAATGGGATCCTAAATCAGCAGAAGAGGCGGAGTCAGTGCCTTCAAATGACTTATTG AATGGATCTGGTAGTTTAGAGAAGGCTGGTAACATCCATGAAGACCCCCCTCATTTCGATGCGTCAGATGTGAGACTTCCACTTGATCACGGTAAAAGGCCTAGTGCATCTTCAAATTCCCCAAAGCAGAATGGAGGATCCTCATTGAGGACCCAAAGTTTTGACCCTGCATATGGTGGTGGTACAGGCGTAACACCATCTTCTAACTATCATCATGGAGTTAGTCCTTCAG GGTCTAGGGATGAAAGGTCGGAAGCTGGGCAGTCAGTTCCTGTAGATGGTAATTTTTCTATTGACAGGCAGAATTGGAATATGGAATTTAAGGATGCTACCTCTGCTGCTCAAGCAGCTGCTGAGTCTGCAGAACGTGCAAGCCTAGCTGCCAGAGCTGCTGCAGAACTTTCAAGGGTTACAAGGCAATATTCCTCAGAATCTCAGAGGCCTGAAGTAGAGTCTTCAGGAGGTGGAGGACGAGGAATGTATGACACAAGTGTCCATGAACATTTTCCCAAAGATTCAGCAAATAGCTCTTTATCTGATAGAAATCCAAGGCTTCAGAATGAAAGAATTGATAGTTTGCATCATGAAAATCTGGCTAGAGCGGCAGGACAATTTCACGATGATAATTATGGTACTTCAGGAGGTTCAGGACCAGGGAAGTATGGTAATTCAAGAATCCATGAACAGTTTCCTAAAGATTCAGCTATCAGCTCTTCACCTGATAGAACTTCAAGGTTTCAGCCAGAAAGGACAGAGAGTTTGCAACACGATAATATAGCTAGGGCAACAAGACATCATAATGATATGCATGGCACTTCGGATGGGCCTGATTCCCAAGTCTCCGCAGGTGCCATAGGTTcaattaataatgataattcaTTTGCTAGCCTTGGAGAAGGTGATGATTATATGCAGAAAAGGCTATCAAAAGAGGACAGTAAAGTGATACCGAGAAAATCATCTGGGAGAACTGAATCTGAATACACGAATAGCTTTAAGAATGAGTCAATGGAGGACTTCAATTATTTTGGAGAAGAAGCTACTACAAAAGATCccaaaattaattcttcagaTTCTTATTTAAGCACTTCTGGTTTTGGTGAAAATATTCATCATTCTAGCCAACAAAGTTATGGATATGATGAGAGTTATGATCCATTTAATAATGTTTATCAAGGTCACATTCCTAGTGAAACTGTTAATAAGAGTTCTCATGATTCTGCTTCTGTTGCTTTTGATGATTCTGGCTCTGAAGAAGATTGTAATATTAAGTTTGACTCAGATCCTATATATGATGACCAGCAGGCTAAACTTTATTTTCCATCACCAGAAAGGAAATCACCTACTTACAACTCTCCAATTAAAAAATCGTGGAGCTTTGACTCTGACAAATCACTGGAGAAGTCTTCATTGGCATCAGAAATCTTGGTGGAAAAGCAATCGCCTCAATTATATGAAAGCTTGGCTGCCTCTGGTGACAATTCACGACGAGAAAATGTTGTGCCATCCTTTGATGATTCTGATGGTATGAATTCCGAAAGTGACAACGAGATGGCCCGACACCCGATTG GAACTGATGGGAAGAAATGGTCACCAGCTTTGCCCGGGACACAGACAGATGATGATAATTTAGCTTCTTCTGTTTCTGGGTTCGAAAAGGAATTCACATTTGGGAAGTTAACTGGTGGCCTTAAGCATAAAGGTCATATCCCTCCACCTTACTTACGGAGCCGGTTAAATAATGTTCCATCTTCAGTCGAGTGTGCCAAGGAAAGTCCTGCAGTGAGGTCACAAGATGTTGCCCCCCCCAAGAGTTCTGTTGGTTTAGGAATGAGGATGAAAATAGGAGATAAGTCGAGCTCAAGATTGGATGACACCCATTCTGCTTCAGATACTGACAGTTCTGATGTGGAAATTTCACAAGAGGCTTTGAGTTACAGACAAAGAACATATGCACAAAAAACAGGCAGCGAAGTTAATTCAAAATATGCAGGCTTACGAGGTTCAACTACATACTTTGATTCTGATAGCAGTGATTCCGAGGCTGGTCCTAAGAAGCAATCTTTTGCTGGTAGAAGTCAATTGAGCAGTGGGTTTTCTCGTAGGACTAAAGCTTCTTCCTCCAGCTTAGATACAAACCCTTACTCTAAGTTTAAAATCAGCTCCGAGGAAGCTGTTAATTCTGACTCTGGTGTAGACAGAAAGCCCACCAACCATTCTTTCGGTGTTAAAACTCAAGAACCTCTGAAATCCGTCAGGAATTCTTATGCTGCTGATACACAAGAACCGCTGAAAATGACCAAGAACTTTTACAACAGTGAGTCACGTGAATCCCCATCAGATAAAAGGATAAGTTTAGAGCAGCCCAGCGCTGGACCTGCAGTTTCAAGGCCTATTGCACAGCCGAAGATCACATCACAAGAAGGGAGACAGAAGTCGGTAAGGGTGGAAAAACCATCTAGATCTTCCCAAATGGCAGCAGCATCAGGCAACAATGATGCTCCAAAGGCACCAGCCTCAGGCGGGGACAATTTTTCTAGAGAGGATAGCATGAAGAAAGCTAGTCATGTACATCCAAAGCTGCCTGATTATGATGATATTGCTTCCAAGTTGAAGTCGCTTCGAATGAATCCCAAGTGA